aagaccctaagcttggggatgcacatgaccccaagataatattcaaggaagacccaagcatctaagcttggggatgccccggaaggcatcccctctttcatctacaatCTATCGGTATGTTATTTGAAGCTATACTTTTATTCATCACATAATATGAGTTTTACTTAGAGCGTCTTTTGCCATAGTAGTGTTTGCTCTCTttttttactttttagtttgccacaatcatatcATTGTTTgatggacacaccttttgagaggggaCACACATTTATTTGCGATttgttagaatactatatgtgcttcacttatatcttttgagttaggcagttgctctagtgcttcacttatatcttttagtgcatggcggtggttatattttgtagaaataattgcactctcatgcttcacttaaatatatTTAAGATTctaataaatagtaatggcaatTTGCACGGGTTATAAGACTAGTCCATAAAGGATAGGTATTCAAGagtgatataataaaaactttcatgtagatcattgcatatgatatgtttgattccatgtaatagttttgtgatattaagatggtaatatgtggaggtactagtgaatgatggtggtttagtaagaatattgatgttatggtttgtgattcctgaagcatgcatgtatagtctctagTTATGCGATAAAGCTGAAGCATGATTTATTATCGAATGTCtaccttgtgagtggcggtcgaggacgagcgatggtctttttctatcgatctatctctctaggggatgcgagtagtactttgtttcgatgataATATGTGGTGCTCCTCCCagtaagggcatcttcaatggttgtatgatagttgttggtagactttgccacataggatttttgatgatgtgtcatacaaTAACTGAGGAAAGAGAGTAAggttgtatgtacatgaaccaacaccccttgcgcaagctccaatgtagaatgagagagcacCTTATTTATCTCACATCTTATTGGCCAAACTAGATACAATCTATATTGGAGTAATTGTATGTTaaggtgttggttgatgacatggaatATTTTAccaagggtctgtctaggacacatctagatgcgacatagttatgtcacatctaaactgatgtccactctgtttgtggtctatttttttgtcctaattttttttctTGTTGATGCATTATAGATTTGTGGgagtttagatgtgacatccttaaaaaacaactagatgtgaattagacaaactgttttACCAACAAGCTAACAAATAAACTGTATGAGATGCCCTGACTGAACCTGGATCATCATATGAGTCATCATACACACATTTTTTtccagttttgctaaagcacacttagatgtgccataagtattgctaAAGTCTTGTGTCATAAATCTTACGTGGAAATTCATGTGAataatttttttccttttcattttatgcttgattgagtcacttagatgtgcaataacaaGATATGTCTTAGGCACACTTTTTGTAATGCGTAGGCACGGTATCCTTTTGTCGTATTGGCTAGCTATAATCTCTCGGTTTGTTAAGTCTTAATTGGATGCAAGGCCGGTATAAAAATTGGACCTAACTAGTTGTTTGGGTAGTAGCCGgtataaaaaatgttcacgatttcaaaaaaatgtgcactttttcaaaacaatgttcatgaatttataaaaaatgttcggcaatatgaaaaatgttcataattttgaaaaatattcacaatttaagAAAAATTGTTCGCAAATTTGATACGTGGCCGAATATTTTTAGAAAATGTGAAAATAAggggaaaaagaaaaacagaacattAATGAAAATAAAAAGTTAAtcaaaaaaagtaaaaagaaaaaggaaatacaaaataaaaaacagaaaaaataaacaagaaaaaagGTTCtgagaaggttctagaaccttcctaaAATCGGTGGGGAGGAATCCTATATGGGCGGGCCCAAAAAGCTGCGGACTACGCGCTAAGGGCCAGTTTTTTTGCTAGCTTTTTTGGGCTTCCAGAATAAGCTACCCCCTACCcggcttattctagaagcccaactaATTTTATTTTTTAGAAGCCTACTAGTCAAGTCTTAACTACTAGGCTTCTAAAAAAATAAATTTGGTTAGGGTTCTAGAATAAGCTAGGTAGGGGCAGCTTAttgcagcttattctagaagccatcaaaagaactggccctaactCGCTAGTGGGCGACCTATGCTCATAGCTTTTGTCTGTTTGGCTAGCTATATAATCTCTCGAGTCTGTTAATCTTAATTGGATCCGAAACCGGTAGAAAGTTGGACCCGACCACAACTCCCCTACTGATTTTTCCGGAAAAAAGAAAGGAAACTCCCCTACATATATACTCCGTATTTCAGATCAGAGGAGAAGCACCCAGATCTTAGTTCTTAGATTCAGATCAGCAACAATCAAACAGCAAAATTAACCTGATTAGCATGCAGGTCCCGGTACGAAGGGACGTGATAATGCTTCGCCGCGTCTACGGCGACGACGCCGCCACGACAAGCGTGGTACGGAGCCTCCTCGCCCCGGTCGCGAACCAGCTCTCCGGGTCCGGGGACACCTCCGACTTCCACCGCCGCCTCGTCCAGGTCCAACTCCGCTCGTTGAAAGGCCCAGAGGACGTGCGCGCCGCGTTCGACGGCGTCGAGGCAGTCGCGATCTGCATCCTCCTGATGAGGGCGGTGGTCGTCTTCGAGACCGAAGCCGGCGCCGCGCGCGCGCTGCAGGACCCCGCCAAGGAGGCGATCGGACCCTGCACGGCGGTCCCGTCTCTAGACTTGGCAGCCGGATGCCATTTCATCCCCTACAAAATAATCGAGGTCTCGATCCCAGAAATCTCAAACTCTACGTGCTTGGCTAGGTAGACCTGTTTAAAAGAACCCGTTACGAAATCAAATCCGGGCTAACTTGATTTGTGATTTAATCAGATCTCCGCTCCCGCGGGGGCATCcggcgtgccgccgccgccggagccaagCATGGAGGATCGCGCTCGGGCGTTTCCGGAGATGTGTGAGCTGAAGCCGATGATCGACTACGATGGCCCAGCTGAGTGGAAGACCTGTAGGCCTGGCATGACGACCATCACGCAGTTCGCGCCGTCGGCGGATTCGTTGGTCCACGGCCCGACGCTTGGAGGCGGCGGCTATCTGTGGATGCATGGCAGGATGGTCACGTACTACCATGCGGAGGCCGGCAAGCCGTGCGGCAGCGAATTCAACAATGTGTCCATACGAGTCAAGCAAGAAGAAACACACCCAACCAAGATACGTGTCACGCCTCTCGAAGGCCGCTCGTTTACGTTAATCAGTTCGGGCACCTATTTTGTGTTACTCCGACAGCAGGATCAAGGTAGAATCTTCAGGTCCTAGCTAGTAGCCGATGAACTTGTAAGGACTACTTATATGATGTTTAGCTTATGTTCACTACATAAGCTTATGTTCACTACATCCTTGTTTATTTGTTATTTTTTAAGTGGGTTTGTCTAAGTCACATCTGGATGTAACACAATTATGTCATATCTAAGTGGACATCATCTTCTTTTTCATTTTTCCACCGTCCCCAACATTCCCTCTTTTGTTCTTTATCGGTTAGAATTAACGACTGTGTTAGCTGTCATCGAGTCGGTCAGTCCTATTTGGCATGTAGGTTGTTCAATATCGACCTAGCGCATACCCCCTCGTGCACGTAGTGCTCCATACAGACCAACCCGTTTTCGGATTTCTTCCCCAACAGTTTTGGGAACCTTCCCTGAACCggtttttcattttcctttttctctcttttctttctttattattttgatttttttaatttctttttttcctttctctttttaagtttattttaattttatttttttattttacaaaattctttcaaattcatgaacatttatcaGACTCACAATTTTTTTgattctgaaattttttcaaatccatgaacatttttgaattgccAAACATTTATTAAAGTGTGTAAatgttttaaaaattaatgaacatttttttaatcagCGATAATTTTCCAAACTTTTGCAAAAAAACtgaaattgatgatttttttggatttgataatcatttttaaaatgcatgctcattttctgaaaaaatgaactagtgattttttttcaaatttgggaatttttttaaattcgcaatcattttttgaattttgtaaACATTTTTTACAAAGTCACAAATATTTTTCTGGAAAACAGAAATATTATTTTAATATGCTAACATATTTGGAATCTGCAAAGATTTAATGATTTCCCGAACATTTTTATGAATTCATGAACATTATATTATTTGTTGACCATTTTTCAAAATTTACATTTTTTTTAAATGTAACTTTTTGGAATCCCAAATTATTTTACAGGAGAAAAAATAAAATCATAAAAAAAGAGTTATGAAATGAACAAACAGGGGTACATGTGCTAAGAGAATAGAAGTGGTTCCTTTTCTTTCTACATGAAATTCGACGATTTCGTTGGCCCAAACGGGCATGCGCGGGGGAGTGGAAGGTGCGTGTTCCGCGTCTTCATGCCACGCGAGTCGCAGAAAAGGAGGTCCCCATCGAGCTTTTGTCATACTAATAATCGGGCTGGTTGTGTTGTCTACAAATTTTCTAGATTGGTTGGGCTTTGTGGTTTTCTCTTCTTTTTCGGCCTGCAACAACACATGTTTTCTCTTTTACAACATTGATCGTTCCCTGGTTCTTGAAGTACATATTTTGGCCCAAGCCGCTTCTCTTTACTTCTCTACCTTTTGGTTATTTATGATCTTtcctgtttttttctcttttttacctatttcattatttttatttttatttttcctataTAAATCTACTTTTTATACATTAACATTTTAAATATACGACAAGAATTTTCTCAAACAtggtgaatatttttttaaatgcgctgaacatttttgtaatatatgatgAAAAAGTATTAAGTGTCCAGTTGCATGTCGACTATGGACTAGCAACTCGGACATAAAAAGGGTCGGGTCGTTTCGaatcgatggttgacttgcaactgggaaaAAAATCTCCCCTATTTGCgagtcaaggatggacttgcaaATGAGATGAATGAAAAGTCGAGCTTAGTTGTGGGTCAAATGGTGGACTTGCAAATTAGGGCAAAAAAATATCAAAGAGCCTAGTTACATGTTAAAGGTGGACTTGTAAGTTTTCTCAGACATACATACCTTGCTATTTATGACTTGGTATATGTACTTAATAGACAATTGGTATATGTACTTATTTATAACTTGCAAGCTTAACtattcaattccttccatttgTGCACGTTCATCCCCTGCTTTGCAAGAAAAAAAAAGTCCTGATGAGGCTGGGTGTTTATTCATTTCAACACTCCTCTGCTAAGCCTCAGCTTAAACAATGCAAGGCTTTCTTTTCTATTGTTGTCTCCAAAACTTTGAAGGGAAAATATTTTCACTGGACCAACTTGGAGAGAATTTGCCAAAGTATACAGATTCCAAGTTGGTATGAAATTGTACTTCGGTATTAGCACacatgtgttgggaaacgtagcatgcattttaaaaaaatttcctatgctcacgcaatatctatctaggagatgcatagcaacgagagggggagagtgtgtccatgtaccctcgtagagcgaaagcggaagcgtttgaaaacgtggttgatgtagtcgaacttcttctcattccaaccgatcaagtaccaaatgtacggcacctccgagttctgcacacgttcagctcgatgacgtcccttgaactcttgatccggcaaagtgtcgaggaagcagatgaattccgtcagcacgacggcgtggtgacggtgatggtgaagtgatccgcgcagggcttcgcctaattaAGAACTACGACAAATATGACCAGAgacgtaaactatggagggggcgccgcacacggctaacaattgttggtgtgtgttctaggcgccccctccccacgtatatataggtgagGGGGAGGGAAACAGCCTTGGGCGCCCCAAgttggaggaatcctacttggggccttagtccaattcgccccccttaccATGTTTAccgaaggggaaaggaaggaggagggagaaggtgtaacaccccgagaatcatgctacagtaactccctgtgattaagctaatcatgttgctaaacagggcttgatcacatttgaatcacacccttttcaaactcctagttcaaacttcaattaaatttaaaagtggaaaataaaagttttcaaaaatttaaacaaaaatgttcggtgggtgctaaataatacactggtaattatggtggagaaaacacatttttataaaacacctaaatacttttaaatgaaataaaacagaaaagaaaataaacaaataaaaagaaaacagaaaacagaacaaacagagcagaaaaagaaaaaggagaagcccttcccccccactggacccgtggcccatctggaccgaacccccggcccaaactgggccgccacccccccgacccccggcccagcccactctcccccgcgtccccttccctgttcccccgaccggggtcgaacaatggccgtccccgccgcaccccctcgccggcgacggggaggataagggcgccagctcccccgcctcctcgggcctctctcccactcgcccccgctcgtcCCTCGGCCTCTACGCCTCccccccgccagatccacctccctctccccttcgttcccctctgcccgagcgcgctcgccgccgttcaccgtcgaactcgcggccaccgtgccccaatcgccacctcgccgtgtcgtacgccgtcgccgccctcgactacgtcacctccgcctctccgttggaGCTTGGAGCCACTGCACCGGCCGcaacgagctcgtcttcaaccttcggccgccgacgatcgccgccccgtttcgccgcctcgagcctccccgagcgcgctgccgtccccctacagcctcgcagtgagcctctccttctcctctccctctccgttagctcgcccgcgctccgtagctgctcccccacgcgcgcccgaacgccgcgccgcggagctcgccgccggcgggtctccggtgaccaaatggtcatggggtcaagcccgttgcactccccgccgtacgtagatgccccccagcccctccgcttgctcgttAGCCCGCCGTAGccgcgtttccgtcgggcacccgtagcacctcgccgccggcgagctcgtagcgctcgcccccggccgttccagcccctccgaccaccgcagttggacgcgcgacgccgagccgcgtcgaacgcgcccagccacgcccccgcaaacccaccGTAGCGCAAACCCGcaccccctcccgagccgcgccgccgcgtttggctcgccggagccgctccggcgccggccgccgacgtggctggcctggggccaccccagtgcccctgccagtggcccccacgggccccagttgactgggttgacccagtcaactgctgactgggcaggcccagtcactgacatgcgggccccgccgcaaaaatataaaaaaagaaaagaaaaagaaaatgttttataaataaaaataattagtttaactaaacactcactgacatatggggcccacccctctaattatactgttagattagtttaaatagatattagaataacagagactgacatgtgggtcccactggacccacctgtctggtttgactggtcagccgacctgttgacctgctgacgtcagcattacatcatgctgacgtcataattcatttttgctgaatataaataattccagaaattcaaataaactttgaaaattcatatcttttaaaccgtaactcggatgaaaatgttttctatatgaaagttgctcagaacgacgagacgaatccaaatacgcagtccgttcatccaccacacctccctaacctatcgaactagcaactttccccctccggtccgtctgtccgaaaacgcgaaacatcgggaatacctcccggatgttccccccttcaccgttaccccctactgtcgcgttaggacacacctagcaccgctcattgtcatgtcacgcatcgtcatgcttatgtttgcattgtatttactgtttcttcccccctcttctctccggtagactacgagaccgacactgctgctgccgagttcgactacggagtcgacgacccctcctacttgccagagcaaccaggcaagccccccccttgatcaccagatatcgcctactcttctctatactgcttgcattagagtagtgtagcatgttactgcttttcgatatcctaacctgatgcatagcctatccttgctactactgttgttacctttacctgcaatcctacatgcttagtataggatgctagttttcccatcagtggccttacattcttgtccgtttgctgtgctatactatcgggccgtgatcacctgggcggtgatcacgggtatatacttatatactatatacatgacacatgtgatgactaaagtcgggtcggctcgtaggagtacccgcaagtggatctttgtggcggagcgacagtgcaggttgagaccgcctaggtgagaggtgggcctggccctggtcggcgttcgcggatacttaacacgcttaacgagatcttggtatttgatctgagtctggccatttggtctatacgcactagccatctacgcgggagtagttatgggtatcccggcgtcgtggtatcagccgaagccttcgtgacgtcagcgactgagtggcgcgcgccgtgttggaccgcttttgacgtaaccgccgtgatcgtgtgggttgctaggtctgctcgcggccgcgttcgcaatgtgcaggtgtgcatagggcgatgggcccagacccctgcgcgcttaggattagaccggcgtgctgaccgctctgttgtgcttaggtggggctgcgacgcgttgatcttacgaggccgggcatgacccagaaaagtgtgtccggccaattgggatcgagcgtgttgggttatgtggtgcacccctgcagggaagtttatctattcgaatagccgtgtccctcggtaaaaggacgacccggagttgtaccttgagcttatgacaactagaactggatactgaataaaatacacccttccaagtgccagatacaacccggtgatcgctctctaacagggcgacgaggaggggatcgccgggtaggattatgctatgcgatgctacttggaggacttcaatctactctcttctatctgctgcaagatggagatgaccagaagcgtagtcttcgacaggactagctatcccccttttattctggcattctgcagttcagtccactgatatgcccctttacccatatactcatgcatatgtagtgtagctccttgcttgcgagtactttggatgagtactcacggttgcttctctccctctttccccccttcctatctatctgattgtcgcaaccagatattggagtccaggagccagacgccatcgtcgacgacgaccaggagtagttaggaggtcccaggcaggaggccttgccttttcgatcgtcgctacttttgtgctagccttcttaaggcaaacttgtttaacttatgtctgtactcagatattgttgcttccgctgactcgtctatgatcgagcaattgtattcgagccctcgaggcccctggctt
This region of Triticum aestivum cultivar Chinese Spring chromosome 2D, IWGSC CS RefSeq v2.1, whole genome shotgun sequence genomic DNA includes:
- the LOC123048975 gene encoding uncharacterized protein, which encodes MQVPVRRDVIMLRRVYGDDAATTSVVRSLLAPVANQLSGSGDTSDFHRRLVQVQLRSLKGPEDVRAAFDGVEAVAICILLMRAVVVFETEAGAARALQDPAKEAIGPCTAVPSLDLAAGCHFIPYKIIEISAPAGASGVPPPPEPSMEDRARAFPEMCELKPMIDYDGPAEWKTCRPGMTTITQFAPSADSLVHGPTLGGGGYLWMHGRMVTYYHAEAGKPCGSEFNNVSIRVKQEETHPTKIRVTPLEGRSFTLISSGTYFVLLRQQDQGRIFRS